A single Suricata suricatta isolate VVHF042 chromosome 2, meerkat_22Aug2017_6uvM2_HiC, whole genome shotgun sequence DNA region contains:
- the DNAJB9 gene encoding dnaJ homolog subfamily B member 9, producing the protein MATPQSVFIFAICILMITELILASKSYYDILGVPKSASERQIKKAFHKLAMKYHPDKNKSPDAEAKFREIAEAYETLSDANRRKEYDTLGHSAFTNGKGQRGNGSPFEQSFNFNFDDLFKDFGFFGQNQNTRSKKHFENHFRTRQDGSSRQRHHFQEFSFGGGLFDDMFEDMEKMFSFSGFDANSRHTVQTENRFHGSSKHCRTVTQRRGNMVTTYTDCSGQ; encoded by the exons ATGGCTACTCCCCAGTCGGTTTTCATCTTTgcaatctgcattttaatgatAACAGAATTAATTTTGGCCTCCAAAAGTTACTATGATATCTTAGGTGTGCCAAAATCTGCATCAGAGCGCCAAATCAAGAAAGCTTTTCACAAGTTGGCCATGAAGTACCATCCTGACAAAAACAAGAGCCCTGATGCTGAAGCAAAATTCAGAGAGATTGCAGAAG cATATGAAACACTCTCAGATGCTAACAGGCGAAAAGAGTATGACACACTTGGACACAGTGCTTTTACTAATGGTAAAGGACAAAGAGGTAATGGAAGCCCTTTTGAGCAATCGTTTAACTTTAATTTTGATGACTTATTTAAAGACTTTGGGTTTTTTGGTCAAAACCAAAATACTCGATCCAAGAAGCATTTTGAAAATCACTTCCGGACACGCCAGGATGGTTCCAGTAGACAAAGACATCATTTCCAGGAGTTTTCTTTTGGAGGTGGACTGTTTGATGACATGtttgaagatatggagaaaatgttttcttttagtggTTTTGACGCCAACAGTCGGCACACAGTACAGACTGAAAATAGATTCCATGGATCTAGCAAGCACTGCAGGACTGTCACTCAGCGAAGAGGAAATATGGTTACTACATACACTGACTGTTCAGGACAGTAG